One genomic segment of Erysipelotrichaceae bacterium 66202529 includes these proteins:
- a CDS encoding type II toxin-antitoxin system RelB/DinJ family antitoxin: MAMISVRIDDDLKKETEEVCNELGLNMTTAVTIFLKKLCREQRIPFEVSMYNEKVTQAIENALNGTNLSRKFHSVDELLEDLNDESDKV; encoded by the coding sequence ATGGCAATGATAAGTGTAAGGATTGACGATGATTTAAAAAAAGAAACAGAAGAAGTATGTAACGAATTGGGTTTAAATATGACTACTGCTGTTACAATATTTCTAAAGAAATTATGCCGGGAACAACGTATTCCTTTCGAAGTATCAATGTATAATGAAAAAGTGACGCAAGCTATAGAGAATGCTTTAAATGGAACAAATTTAAGCAGGAAATTTCATAGTGTTGATGAATTACTTGAGGATTTGAATGATGAGAGCGATAAGGTATGA
- a CDS encoding type II toxin-antitoxin system mRNA interferase toxin, RelE/StbE family yields the protein MMRAIRYENNFKKDLKKIKKRSYDLEKIKAVINMLANDIELPVEYRDHDLAGKYKSRGIRECHIEPDWLLMYIKDNEELTLILVKTGTHSDLF from the coding sequence ATGATGAGAGCGATAAGGTATGAGAATAACTTTAAAAAAGATTTAAAGAAAATAAAGAAACGAAGCTATGACTTAGAGAAAATAAAAGCAGTAATCAATATGTTAGCAAATGATATTGAGTTACCAGTTGAATATCGTGACCATGATTTAGCTGGCAAGTATAAAAGTAGAGGAATTCGTGAGTGTCATATAGAGCCGGATTGGTTGCTAATGTATATTAAGGATAATGAAGAGTTAACACTTATCTTAGTAAAAACTGGCACACA